In a genomic window of Ranitomeya imitator isolate aRanImi1 chromosome 5, aRanImi1.pri, whole genome shotgun sequence:
- the RAP2B gene encoding ras-related protein Rap-2b, whose amino-acid sequence MREYKVVVLGSGGVGKSALTVQFVTGSFIEKYDPTIEDFYRKEIEVDSSPSVLEILDTAGTEQFASMRDLYIKNGQGFILVYSLVNQQSFQDIKPMRDQIIRVKRYEKVPMILVGNKVDLEGEREVSYGEGKALADDWNCPFMETSAKNKASVDELFAEIVRQMNYASQPNGDDQCCSSCVLL is encoded by the coding sequence ATGAGAGAATACAAAGTGGTGGTGCTGGGCTCGGGCGGGGTGGGGAAATCCGCCCTCACCGTGCAGTTTGTCACAGGCTCGTTCATAGAGAAATACGACCCCACCATTGAGGACTTCTACAGGAAGGAGATCGAGGTGGACTCGTCGCCCTCGGTGCTGGAGATCCTGGACACTGCGGGCACGGAGCAGTTCGCCTCCATGAGAGACCTGTACATCAAGAACGGCCAGGGCTTCATCCTGGTGTACAGCCTGGTGAACCAGCAGAGCTTCCAGGACATCAAGCCCATGAGGGACCAGATCATCCGGGTGAAGCGCTACGAGAAGGTGCCCATGATCCTGGTGGGCAACAAGGTGGACCTGGAGGGGGAGAGGGAGGTCTCCTATGGGGAAGGCAAAGCTTTGGCCGATGACTGGAACTGTCCCTTCATGGAAACTTCTGCGAAAAACAAagcgtctgtggacgagctgttcgCGGAGATCGTCAGGCAGATGAACTATGCCTCCCAGCCCAATGGGGACGATCAGTGCTGCTCGTCCTGTGTGCTCCTCTGA